CATCCTTGAAAGAGCCGGAATTAAAGTAGAGTTAGTGGAAGTCTCGTTTCATGATGCCGTTTATCATGATCATTTAAAAGTAAATGCGGATTTATTTATTCATGGAGAAATATTTGAGCTAAACCAAAGCTTTTCCTATTTTAATTTTATGAAAAATAACATTTCACCACTACGAAAATTAATACAATCTGATCCTTATTTACAGAATTCTATCCAAGCCTATAATCAATTGCCCTTTGAACAATGGATCGATCAGCATTTAAAAATAGAAGATTATTTAATAACAAATTCTCTCTGTATCCCGCTCTATTATTCAAAGAGGCAAATACCTTTTTCCATTAATTTAATGAACATCAAAATGAAGCATTTTGGTTATGTTGACTTATCAAAGCTATGGATGAAGCCAAAACTTTAGAAAAAAAGGAAGACCTGACACCTAAATGCCAGGTCATTTTCTTTATTTTTCCATCATTAATTTTAAAATTAATTCGTCTGTATGCCTTGTCCCTTCATTTCCCAACTTACAAAAGCTTTCAATACTTTTCTCCACGTCATCATGGATAAATCCATCAGTAGATTTAATTTCTTGATTGTTAAGTGCCAGCAGAGCTGATTGTACCGCTACATTTGAACAGGTGGATACTTTCATCGCACATCCAGCCTTGGCACCATCACAAATCATTCCCGAAACGTTACCAATGGTGTTCTGAATTGCCGCTTTAATTTGATCCAGATGACCATCAAGTAAAAAAACTATTGCCCCACTTGCACCCATTCCTGCGGCGGTTACACCACATAATGCTGAAAGCCGACCAAATTTTGATTTAATATGAATCGTAATAAGATGGCTAAGAGCAACTGCTCGAATCATCTTTTCCTCTGAAACCTGCAGCTTCTCTGCGACTGCCACAACTGGAAGTGTCACGGCAATTCCTTGGTTGCCACTTCCAGTGTTCGCCATTACCGGCAGTGTTGAACCCGCCATTCTAGCATCCGATCCAGCGGCAGCTAAAGACATCGCTGCAGTGGCTATATCATCCGAGAGGATTCCCTTTTTTACATTTTCCTTAATGGTCTTCCCTACTTTTAATCCATAATCTCCTTGAAGACCTTCTTGTCCAATTACTTTATTTAGTTCGATACTCTTTTTTACCAGAGATAAGCTGTGTATATCGACCATTTGAACCCATTCAACAATTTCATCAATTGTAAGCGTGAATAATTCCTCTTCATTAGACTGAGTGCCGATATCCTCGCATCCACCTTGAAACACAACCTTACCATCCACTTCGATTAACGTAATATTGCTATGATTATCAGAAATAACCACTTTAGTAGTATTCTGATTAGTTTTTAGGGTCACTTCAATATAAAGTCTTTTTGCTGTATCGGCTTGACCGGATAATACTTTACCTTCTTCAATTAGTCTTAACGCGGATTGCTCATCTTCAAAAGTTAGTCCATCCAATAATTCCAGTTGTTTCGTTGGATCCCCAGATACAACTCCAAGAGCAACAGAGAAATCGAGCCCACTAGAAGTCATTCCCGGAATCCCAACAGACTTAGCATTCTTGATTATATTTCCACTCGCTTTTAAAGTTATCTTTTCAATTTGCCCTTTAGCATAGCTTTTTGCCGTTGCTGCGGCCAACGCAATCGCCACTGGTTCCGTACAGCCGAGTGCAATGACTAATTCTTTTTCGAGAATGGCTTCTATTTTATGCTTTTTCATTATGTTACACACCTACTTTTCTAAAATACCCTTAACTAAGATATTAACATAGCAGAGCTGATATAAAATTGAGGTAATTTTACCAAATCGAATAAAAAAGAGTCTTTCTAGGGAACGAAAGACTCTTTTAAATGACTTTATTACATTGAATGGCTAAATGATTCTTCACCGATTTCTGCTTCTCTTCCAAAAAGTCTAGCATAGACACCATTACTATTTTCAAGCAAATCTGCGTGTCCACCTTGTTCTGCTATCGTACCATTTTCTAGAACAATAATCTTATCTGCTGAGAGAACTGTAGATAGACGATGAGAAATAATGAGAATCGTTTGTTTCTTACCGGTTTTTAATACAGACTCATTTATCTTCGTTTCCGTAATCGGATCGAGAGCAGAACTTGCTTCATCAAGAATTAAGATTGGCGCATCTTTAATAATGGCTCTAGCCAGAGATAAGCGCTGCTTCTGTCCTCCAGAAAGAAGGCTTCCTCGTTCACCGACCTTTGTATCCAAACCTTCAGGCAGACTATCCACTAGTTCATCCAAACCGCTGTCATGCAAGGCTTTTAGTAATTCTTCATCCGTTGCATCCGGCTTCCCAATTCTTAAATTATCCGCCAAGGAACCGCTCCGTAATTGAACATCCTGGGTCACGATGGCAATTTGTGACCGCAGCCACGCTGTATCCCATTCCGTAATACTTCTTCCATCTACTTCAATCCGACCATTTTTCGTTTCATAAAACCTAAATAGCAAATCAACGATGGTAGATTTTCCTGAACCGCTTGGTCCAACCAAAGCCACTTTTTCACCAGCTTGAATATCAAAAGTAACACCTGATAGCACGTTTTCTTCTTTTTCTGGATAAGCGAACGTTACATCTTTCAGTCTAATACTGCCGCTCGCTCTTTCCCCTCGAATACCTTCTATCATTTCAGCTTCCGCTGGCTGATGGGAAAGAAGAATGTCTGAGCGGTCAAGTGCAGGTCCTGTTCTTCTAACAGAAAGCCAGTTTCGGAGCAATCGCTGCATTTCATTGGCTGCAATGGTAACTAATCCACCGGCGGTTAGCATTTGTCCGCTGGTCAAACTATCGTTCCAAATTAATAATGTACTAATTAAATAAACGATACCTAATGCAAACCCATTATAGCTGGCGATCACCACTACTGATTGCATTCTTGCCTTTAATTCCTTAATTGAGTGGGTAACGAAAGAGTTTCGGATGGCAATAACACTTTCTACTTCATTTTCAGAAACTCCCATAACCCGTGATAAATGAATTCCTGTAACTGATTCTCTCAGTCTTTCAAGATACCTGGAAGCCTCTTGTCTGGCATCAGCGGAGGCTGCTCTAGTCCTAGCCCCGACGTAATTAGACGTCCAATAAAAGATCACACCTAGAACAACACTGACAATCATCAGATAAGGATGAATCCAAAGCAGTACCAGACTATAAATGATAACCCCTTGAACGCTTGCCATAAAGGTGGAACCTTCCCAGGCAAGAAAATTGTGGAGCGTATCAGGGTCATCAGAGACTCTGGCCAGCAGTTCTCCAGATGAATTGTTATGGTAAAAAGAGTAAGGCAGGACCTGCAAATGACTAAACAGACGCAGCTTTTGCCAATTGGTTACCGTCTTGGCTGTTTGATGGCAAAAATATTCATCAATGACCATCATGACTAAATCAAAAATAGCAGAAAAGATTAATAGCCACATTAACCCCCACAGCCAGGAGTGGTCTTCATTTGGAATAATTGTATCAACAAGCCAGCTGAGGGCTAATGTTGGAATTAGGGCTGAAAAAACCTGGCTGATTGCGATAACAACTGAATCTGCAATGACCCACTTTTTATATGGCCTTAAAAACGACAGAACTCTGCGGCCATCACGGTTTTTTTTATTTGACCTAGAGACAGTGCTTACACTCATCCAATCATCTCCTTCTCCAACTCACTGTATTGTGCTTTGTATAATTCATAGTACTGTCCTCGTAATGCCAACAGTTCTTCATGTGTTCCTTCTTCTGCAACCATACCCTGGTCTAAAAGGAGAATTTTATCTGCATTCCTGACAGTGATAAGCCGGTGTGCGATAGTGATTGTCGTCCTGCCTGGAATTAATTGTTCAAGCGCCTCCTGAACCTTTTCTTCCGTTTCACCATCTAAGGAGGATGTCGCTTCATCGAAAATTAAAACTGGCGGCTGGCGTAAAATCGCTCTTGCAAGTGCTACTCTTTGCCTTTGTCCACCGGATAGCTTTAACCCTCGTTCGCCGACCACCGTTTCGTACTTGTCTTCCAAGGATTGTATTAACTCAGTTAACCCAGCAGCTTCCACTGCTCTATCTAGTTCTTCTTGGGTTGCATCCTTTTTTCCATATAAAAGATTATTGCGCAGCGTACTGTTTAAGAGAAATGTTTCCTGAGAAACAACGCCCACCTGCTGCCTAAAACTATTTCGGTTGTAGTCAAAGAGATTCTTTCCATCTATAAGAACCGAGCCTTTTTCAGGTTCATATAAGCCAAGAAGAATTTGTATAAGAGTACTCTTCCCGCCTCCGCTAGTACCCACAATACCAATGTGATTCCCTTGTTCCATTGTGAGAGAAACACCTTTTAGGATTTTTTTATCACTTTCAGGATAAGTGAACCAAATGTTATTTAAGTTTATATTTCCTTCTACCACTCCAAACGCGGGTAACTTTTCATCATGTTCTTCTGGTAAATCAAAATATTCATAGATTCTCTGCAGAGCAGGAATAGCCTGTTGAATTGTTAAAGCATTTTCAGCCAACGATCTTACTGGCAAAAACATGATGGGAATAAAGTTAAGGCAGGCAATCAAGGTTCCAATCGTAAGATTACCTTTCCAAATGGAAAAGCCTCCGATTAACATGACAACTCCGGGAGTTGCTATATTAAATAAATTCCCTAATCGCCAATTGACCTTTCCGATCAACGCGGCGCGAATTGAGTAGTTTTTCCATGCTGTCTGTTTTTTCTGCTGCGTTTCAATTTCCTTTTTTTGTGTCTGAAACGTCCTTACAAGTCTGGTACTTTCAATGCTTTCTTGCAGGTGCTGATACATATCTGCGCTCATATCTCTTTGTACAGCGCTCATTTTCCTCATCGTTTTGCCCAGCTTAAATGAAGGAAATATGTAAATAGCGAATACCGCAAACATTACGATGGCAGCTGGCCAATACAAAGCAAATACTGCTGTAAATGCAGCAATAGCACCGATAACTTGTTGTAAAATACGTGGGACAACTGTATTATTCAAGTTTTGAACGGACTCGACATCATGGGTTAAGCGGTATAGCATATCGCCTCTTGGTGTCGTTGTAAAAAAGGACATCGGTGTCCGATGCAGCTTTTTAAAGGCCCGAATCTGCATGTCAGTGATTACATCGAGGCCGATTTTAACCTGCACATACTCCTGCAAGGTTTCAAACAATGACTTCCCTAGGAAAGCGACTAGAACACCGCCAACAATCCATAGCAAAAAAGTCGTCTCTCTCGCCCCAATTACTTCATCCACTAATTTACCTGCGAGTATAGGAGGCAAGATTGTAAATGCTCCGCCAATTAATGAAAAAGTAAGAGCGAGCAGCAATTTTCTCCAATATGGTTTAAAATGATCCAATGTAGTTTTTAATATATTCATAATTTCCCCCCCTCACCGAGATACTATTTTATTACAAATTTTAGAAATATTCATTACTATTTGAAAAAAATTTTTCTAAATAATATTTCACCCTATACCACAGCAAAAAAGGTAACAGCCCTTGGGTTGTTACCTTTTTTGTGCATTTATATTTTTAATGATCACGGTGGACAATATAATTTAATAAATGCTTTAGAAATGCAGTATTCCGCGGAATTTCATGCAGAGTTTCCATAGCAAGGCAATAATGTTCCCACATTGCTTTTTTGGCACCATCCAACCCTAAGATCGATACAAAGGTTGAATTGTTATTATCTGCATCTTTTCCGACGGGTTTGCCAAGAGTATCCAAATCCCCTTCAACATCCAGTAGGTCATCTTTAATTTGAAAGGCAATCCCGGTATGATAGGCGTATTTTTTCAACGCTTGCATTTCCAAGTCTTTTGCATTTGCTAGAATAGCAGGCATAATGAGAGCAGCTTCAAAGGCGATTCCGGTTTTATAAAAACACAGCATATTCAATTGATCCACTGTTAATGGTTTACCTCTCGAACCCAAGTCCATCGCCTGCCCTTTACACATTTCTGCTGTCATTTGCGCAGAATAGTGAACCAATTTAAGCACACTTTTCGAATCAAAATCGTCAAGCGATGCTTGTTCTTCAATGGCCTTTTGAGTAAGAAAGAGTCCCGTTAATTCGGCGATTGCATTGTTATAAACCATGTGGAGAGTGGAACGCCCCCTGCGGAACGATGCATTATCTTGGGATGGCAAATCATCAAAGATTAGGGAAGCAGTATGCATAAATTCCAATGATCGTAACAGCGGCACAATGGCTGACTGACTTAATCCATATTCATTTATACCCATAATCCACGAAATGATCGGCCTCAGCCGTTTTCCATCGCCCTCAAGACTATAGTTTGCCGCCCCGGTAATCGGCTCACTTAACAAAGGTGCATTTTCATCTTTAGCGATAGGCAGCAGGTGGTTAATCTGTTCCCGTACACGTTCAATACTCTCTTGAAATTCTTCTTGTTCTTTACGTTCATTTTTAAGATTGGTAATCATATGATCGCGGAGAAGTTTATCAAAGAAATCGACATCATCTGCTTTACTGACCATTTTTTGGATTAGTGCATTAAATTTGGAATTCCCTGAAGCAAATAACTCCATCACTTCATTGTACTTCTTTGAACCCACACGTTCTTTAAATCTTTTTAATCCATTAATCGCACGATTTAAAATTACTTCTCGTGCTTTCTTATCCGATTGATAAACATGATGAACTAAATTGGAAATGACACTCCAATATAATTCAAATGGATTTATTAGATCGGCACGCTGGTCATGATATTTTAGATAATAGGTATAAGGTGTTACCGCACCATTTTCCAAGTCCTCAAACATATCTGCAAAATCATCTGCCAGTTGGTTGTATATACCATAATAGAAGGTTCGATTGTCAAAGCCTTCATCTTCATCGGCTGTAATGACGGAACGGACAATTAATCGTGACGAGGCAGATTTTAGAATAACCGGAATATACAGCTCGTCATTCGTGTAATTTTCATTTGATAAATCCTTTTCACGGTCCACTTCCTGTGATTGAAAAAAAACATACGATTGTTCAAAAAATGATTTTATCGTCTCTGGCCTCTGCTGCGCTTTAATATACTCAAATCCCTCGCGAAGCTCTGAATGAATGAAGGTGATTAAGGCTTGGTTCTTTTCTTCCCAGCCCCCGCCTAATTTCGGTACGGCTCCAGTGGTAAGAGTGGTCCGTATTAAATTGGAATATTGTTTTTTCTCTTTATTGGATAAAACTTTGGAGTCGAGAAGGTCATCAATGAATGGATAGGTTAAACCATAGGCGTAGCCTAACCGAATGGCCCTATCAAGTCTTTGTGCACGTTCTTCAGCCGGGGTTTTATCCCCCATTTCTTCGACCTCGTGTAGAATGACTCCTGCTATAATTTTAATTAGCTTACGCTGGGCATGATTGGCATCCATCCCCTGTGGTATATGGTTTGCGACCG
This genomic stretch from Neobacillus niacini harbors:
- a CDS encoding serine dehydratase subunit alpha family protein gives rise to the protein MKKHKIEAILEKELVIALGCTEPVAIALAAATAKSYAKGQIEKITLKASGNIIKNAKSVGIPGMTSSGLDFSVALGVVSGDPTKQLELLDGLTFEDEQSALRLIEEGKVLSGQADTAKRLYIEVTLKTNQNTTKVVISDNHSNITLIEVDGKVVFQGGCEDIGTQSNEEELFTLTIDEIVEWVQMVDIHSLSLVKKSIELNKVIGQEGLQGDYGLKVGKTIKENVKKGILSDDIATAAMSLAAAGSDARMAGSTLPVMANTGSGNQGIAVTLPVVAVAEKLQVSEEKMIRAVALSHLITIHIKSKFGRLSALCGVTAAGMGASGAIVFLLDGHLDQIKAAIQNTIGNVSGMICDGAKAGCAMKVSTCSNVAVQSALLALNNQEIKSTDGFIHDDVEKSIESFCKLGNEGTRHTDELILKLMMEK
- a CDS encoding ABC transporter ATP-binding protein; amino-acid sequence: MSVSTVSRSNKKNRDGRRVLSFLRPYKKWVIADSVVIAISQVFSALIPTLALSWLVDTIIPNEDHSWLWGLMWLLIFSAIFDLVMMVIDEYFCHQTAKTVTNWQKLRLFSHLQVLPYSFYHNNSSGELLARVSDDPDTLHNFLAWEGSTFMASVQGVIIYSLVLLWIHPYLMIVSVVLGVIFYWTSNYVGARTRAASADARQEASRYLERLRESVTGIHLSRVMGVSENEVESVIAIRNSFVTHSIKELKARMQSVVVIASYNGFALGIVYLISTLLIWNDSLTSGQMLTAGGLVTIAANEMQRLLRNWLSVRRTGPALDRSDILLSHQPAEAEMIEGIRGERASGSIRLKDVTFAYPEKEENVLSGVTFDIQAGEKVALVGPSGSGKSTIVDLLFRFYETKNGRIEVDGRSITEWDTAWLRSQIAIVTQDVQLRSGSLADNLRIGKPDATDEELLKALHDSGLDELVDSLPEGLDTKVGERGSLLSGGQKQRLSLARAIIKDAPILILDEASSALDPITETKINESVLKTGKKQTILIISHRLSTVLSADKIIVLENGTIAEQGGHADLLENSNGVYARLFGREAEIGEESFSHSM
- a CDS encoding ABC transporter ATP-binding protein, whose amino-acid sequence is MNILKTTLDHFKPYWRKLLLALTFSLIGGAFTILPPILAGKLVDEVIGARETTFLLWIVGGVLVAFLGKSLFETLQEYVQVKIGLDVITDMQIRAFKKLHRTPMSFFTTTPRGDMLYRLTHDVESVQNLNNTVVPRILQQVIGAIAAFTAVFALYWPAAIVMFAVFAIYIFPSFKLGKTMRKMSAVQRDMSADMYQHLQESIESTRLVRTFQTQKKEIETQQKKQTAWKNYSIRAALIGKVNWRLGNLFNIATPGVVMLIGGFSIWKGNLTIGTLIACLNFIPIMFLPVRSLAENALTIQQAIPALQRIYEYFDLPEEHDEKLPAFGVVEGNINLNNIWFTYPESDKKILKGVSLTMEQGNHIGIVGTSGGGKSTLIQILLGLYEPEKGSVLIDGKNLFDYNRNSFRQQVGVVSQETFLLNSTLRNNLLYGKKDATQEELDRAVEAAGLTELIQSLEDKYETVVGERGLKLSGGQRQRVALARAILRQPPVLIFDEATSSLDGETEEKVQEALEQLIPGRTTITIAHRLITVRNADKILLLDQGMVAEEGTHEELLALRGQYYELYKAQYSELEKEMIG
- a CDS encoding polyprenyl synthetase family protein; this encodes MIESLLINEDTCYGMAEEKASDYFQSLYQQVMEKSYVTTLTRDIQSWKHNHIHHHSFVTFLSRRKRKPTSFEYHSYLQWLDYTGKLDNYLDRSISYIFMRDLGKALDSNETQTRIQSVVASLKNNFTQPKENRENKNELFSMAWLYRWAQKEAIELTIIWVMNKLKTVANHIPQGMDANHAQRKLIKIIAGVILHEVEEMGDKTPAEERAQRLDRAIRLGYAYGLTYPFIDDLLDSKVLSNKEKKQYSNLIRTTLTTGAVPKLGGGWEEKNQALITFIHSELREGFEYIKAQQRPETIKSFFEQSYVFFQSQEVDREKDLSNENYTNDELYIPVILKSASSRLIVRSVITADEDEGFDNRTFYYGIYNQLADDFADMFEDLENGAVTPYTYYLKYHDQRADLINPFELYWSVISNLVHHVYQSDKKAREVILNRAINGLKRFKERVGSKKYNEVMELFASGNSKFNALIQKMVSKADDVDFFDKLLRDHMITNLKNERKEQEEFQESIERVREQINHLLPIAKDENAPLLSEPITGAANYSLEGDGKRLRPIISWIMGINEYGLSQSAIVPLLRSLEFMHTASLIFDDLPSQDNASFRRGRSTLHMVYNNAIAELTGLFLTQKAIEEQASLDDFDSKSVLKLVHYSAQMTAEMCKGQAMDLGSRGKPLTVDQLNMLCFYKTGIAFEAALIMPAILANAKDLEMQALKKYAYHTGIAFQIKDDLLDVEGDLDTLGKPVGKDADNNNSTFVSILGLDGAKKAMWEHYCLAMETLHEIPRNTAFLKHLLNYIVHRDH